The following coding sequences lie in one Chelmon rostratus isolate fCheRos1 chromosome 2, fCheRos1.pri, whole genome shotgun sequence genomic window:
- the LOC121616887 gene encoding uncharacterized protein LOC121616887 isoform X2, giving the protein MSFTPNPALVPDRDNLPLKKRDQRRSSPPPQQLQQQQQCDAVTFKAPYPYKSHSEFKTKHTGPFQPVPKRVPALYQPWMQTSTRSKPQVLSAFREHHGCAEWRDFNPLHLGWDFSHHYQHHSHFSGTPAFHPGHPLHRSRFSPVSLVNEGFQRVGGGYGWEQLKTLSDKSLNTERESNERNKGPYVRRRDRKASSSSSSPNHFPWLLPHFVAGSLIELRDGRLRRVEHLQTEDFMLGSLACPDLHLSCCTVQSISPSAMSSISRLLILLHDQQTQELVDVYMEYPFFVRGRGWSSCSPQRTARLCGLQCRQLSVGDVCLALTPVSAPRSPPSATPEPMTSPRKSEEGCESLKAPQPNAPPGSERPAGEQKKEVEGVRRRHYSAPELRGPGTNCM; this is encoded by the exons ATGAGCTTCACACCGAACCCAGCTCTTGTCCCAGACAGGGACAACCTCCCACTCAAAAAGAGGGACCAAAGACGGagctcaccaccaccacagcagctgcagcagcagcagcagtgtgatgcTGTGACATTCAAGGCTCCCTATCCTTATAAAAGCCACAGCGAGTTTAAGACAAAGCACACGGGCCCCTTCCAGCCCGTACCCAAACGTGTTCCTGCACTGTACCAGCCATGGATGCAGACATCCACCAGGTCCAAACCTCAGGTCCTCTCTGCTTTCAGGGAGCATCACGGCTGCGCAGAGTGGAGAGACTTCAACCCCCTGCACCTCGGCTGGGACTTTTCTCACCACTATCAGCACCACAGCCACTTCTCTGGCACACCTGCTTTCCACCCAGGCCACCCACTTCACCGCTCCAGATTCAGCCCCGTCTCCCTGGTCAATGAGGGTTTCCAAAGGGTGGGTGGAGGCTACGGCTGGGAGCAGCTCAAAACGTTAAGTGACAAGAGTTTAAACACAGAGCGGGAGAGCAATGAGAGGAATAAAGGGCCATatgtgaggaggagagacagaaag gcatcttcctcctcatcctcccccaACCATTTTCCCTGGCTGCTCCCTCACTTTGTGGCAGGCTCTCTGATCGAGCTCAGGGACGGGCGGCTGAGGAGGGTGGAGCACCTGCAGACGGAGGACTTCATGCTGGGATCACTGGCCTGTCCAGACCTGCACCTGAGCTGCTGCACGGTGCAAAGCATCTCCCCCTCAGCTATGTCCTCCATCTCACGTCTCCTCATCCTGCTTCATGACCAGCAGACCCAG GAGCTGGTGGATGTCTACATGGAGTACCCGTTCTTTGTGCGTGGGCGGGGCTGGTCCTCCTGCAGCCCTCAGAGGACCGCACGTCTCTGTGGCCTGCAGTGCCGCCAGCTCAGCGTGGGGGACGTCTGCCTGGCCCTCACCCCTGTCTCGGCCCCCCGGTCTCCGCCGTCAGCCACCCCGGAGCCAATGACCTCCCCCAGGAAGTCAGAGGAAGGGTGTGAGTCCCTAAAGGCCCCACAACCCAACGCTCCCCCAGGTTCAGAGCGGCCAGCGGGGGAGCAGAAGAAGGAGGTAGAGGGGGTCCGGAGGAGACACTACTCAGCCCCTGAGTTGAGAGGTCCAGGGACTAACTGCATGTAG
- the LOC121616887 gene encoding uncharacterized protein LOC121616887 isoform X1 translates to MSFTPNPALVPDRDNLPLKKRDQRRSSPPPQQLQQQQQCDAVTFKAPYPYKSHSEFKTKHTGPFQPVPKRVPALYQPWMQTSTRSKPQVLSAFREHHGCAEWRDFNPLHLGWDFSHHYQHHSHFSGTPAFHPGHPLHRSRFSPVSLVNEGFQRVGGGYGWEQLKTLSDKSLNTERESNERNKGPYVRRRDRKVEYFPRVEKARPASLTCLSHCPHGDLTLQHDVQHKLAKAVKNPVSGHSYIRFPPDNKSRNTYTSMKEDSSGSSDLISSEQASSSSSSPNHFPWLLPHFVAGSLIELRDGRLRRVEHLQTEDFMLGSLACPDLHLSCCTVQSISPSAMSSISRLLILLHDQQTQELVDVYMEYPFFVRGRGWSSCSPQRTARLCGLQCRQLSVGDVCLALTPVSAPRSPPSATPEPMTSPRKSEEGCESLKAPQPNAPPGSERPAGEQKKEVEGVRRRHYSAPELRGPGTNCM, encoded by the exons ATGAGCTTCACACCGAACCCAGCTCTTGTCCCAGACAGGGACAACCTCCCACTCAAAAAGAGGGACCAAAGACGGagctcaccaccaccacagcagctgcagcagcagcagcagtgtgatgcTGTGACATTCAAGGCTCCCTATCCTTATAAAAGCCACAGCGAGTTTAAGACAAAGCACACGGGCCCCTTCCAGCCCGTACCCAAACGTGTTCCTGCACTGTACCAGCCATGGATGCAGACATCCACCAGGTCCAAACCTCAGGTCCTCTCTGCTTTCAGGGAGCATCACGGCTGCGCAGAGTGGAGAGACTTCAACCCCCTGCACCTCGGCTGGGACTTTTCTCACCACTATCAGCACCACAGCCACTTCTCTGGCACACCTGCTTTCCACCCAGGCCACCCACTTCACCGCTCCAGATTCAGCCCCGTCTCCCTGGTCAATGAGGGTTTCCAAAGGGTGGGTGGAGGCTACGGCTGGGAGCAGCTCAAAACGTTAAGTGACAAGAGTTTAAACACAGAGCGGGAGAGCAATGAGAGGAATAAAGGGCCATatgtgaggaggagagacagaaaggttGAGTATTTTCCCAGGGTTGAAAAAGCACGTCCTGCATCATTGACATGCCTATCTCACTGTCCACATGGGGACCTTACACTGCAACACGATGTGCAGCACAAATTGGCAAAGGCTGTCAAAAACCCTGTTTCTGGACATTCCTACATAAGATTTCCCCCTGACAATAAGTCAAGAAACACGTACACCTCCATGAAGGAGGACTCATCAGGATCTTCTGATCTCATCTCTTCTGAGCAGgcatcttcctcctcatcctcccccaACCATTTTCCCTGGCTGCTCCCTCACTTTGTGGCAGGCTCTCTGATCGAGCTCAGGGACGGGCGGCTGAGGAGGGTGGAGCACCTGCAGACGGAGGACTTCATGCTGGGATCACTGGCCTGTCCAGACCTGCACCTGAGCTGCTGCACGGTGCAAAGCATCTCCCCCTCAGCTATGTCCTCCATCTCACGTCTCCTCATCCTGCTTCATGACCAGCAGACCCAG GAGCTGGTGGATGTCTACATGGAGTACCCGTTCTTTGTGCGTGGGCGGGGCTGGTCCTCCTGCAGCCCTCAGAGGACCGCACGTCTCTGTGGCCTGCAGTGCCGCCAGCTCAGCGTGGGGGACGTCTGCCTGGCCCTCACCCCTGTCTCGGCCCCCCGGTCTCCGCCGTCAGCCACCCCGGAGCCAATGACCTCCCCCAGGAAGTCAGAGGAAGGGTGTGAGTCCCTAAAGGCCCCACAACCCAACGCTCCCCCAGGTTCAGAGCGGCCAGCGGGGGAGCAGAAGAAGGAGGTAGAGGGGGTCCGGAGGAGACACTACTCAGCCCCTGAGTTGAGAGGTCCAGGGACTAACTGCATGTAG
- the LOC121615765 gene encoding bone morphogenetic protein 7-like: MMTSARATIMMLLSWGYCALATQVAFSNFSVDNEVRSSFIQRRLRSQERREMQREILSILGLPHRPRPHFHTKHNAAPMFMLDLYNTISTDPEPPGHSHYKPVLPNQLSPVVTPQDSRFLDDADTVMSFVNLVDQDQDLLYQQHRREFRFDLSRIPEGELVTAAEFRIYKDFIQERYENETFRVGVYQVLQESSNREVELVLLEQREVWAAEEGWLAFDLTATSNLWLDNPEQNLGLHLVLEDSRGQRRNPRLAGLVTGSGSQEKQPFMVAFFRANEVRFRSVRSAHGHKGRQANRSKPQRTVQDALKAVEAATDNLGISKEGCKKHELYVSFRDLGWQDWIIAPEGYAAYYCEGECAFPLNSYMNATNHAIVQTLVHFINPETVPKPCCAPTQLHGISVLYFDDSSNVILKKYRNMVVRACGCH; encoded by the exons ATGATGACGAGCGCCAGGGCGACGATAATGATGCTCCTGTCGTGGGGTTACTGCGCGCTGGCCACGCAGGTCGCTTTCTCCAACTTCTCCGTGGACAACGAGGTGCGCTCCAGCTTCATCCAGCGGCGGCTGCGGAGCCAGGAGCGCAGGGAGATGCAGCGGGAGATCCTCTCCATCCTGGGGCTGCCGCACCGTCCTCGGCCGCACTTCCACACCAAGCACAACGCCGCCCCAATGTTCATGCTGGACCTGTACAACACCATCTCCACAGACCCGGAGCCGCCCGGACACTCTCACTACAAGCCAGTGTTACCGAACCAGCTGTCCCCCGTGGTGACCCCACAGGACAGCCGCTTCCTAGACGACGCAGACACGGTGATGAGCTTTGTCAATCTCG TTGATCAGGACCAGGATCTTCTGTACCAGCAACACAGAAGAGAATTTCGATTTGACCTTTCCCGTATTCCAGAGGGTGAGTtggtcacagcagcagagtttaGGATTTATAAAGATTTCATCCAGGAGCGCTATGAAAACGAGACATTCAGAGTCGGTGTCTACCAGGTCCTGCAGGAGTCTTCAAACAG GGAAGTGGAGCTTGTGCTGCTGGAGCAGCGAGAAGtgtgggctgcagaggaggGCTGGCTGGCCTTTGACCTGACCGCCACCAGCAACCTCTGGCTGGACAACCCTGAGCAGAACCTCGGCCTGCACCTGGTCCTGGAGGACAGCCGCG GCCAGAGGAGGAACCCCCGACTGGCGGGGCTGGTGACGGGCAGTGGATCTCAGGAAAAGCAGCCCTTCATGGTTGCCTTCTTCAGAGCCAATGAGGTGCGCTTCCGCAGCGTCCGCTCTGCCCACGGCCACAAGGGGCGCCAGGCTAACCGCTCCAAACCCCAGAGGACTGTCCAAGATGCACTGAAGGCAGTGGAGGCTGCAACAG ATAACCTCGGCATCTCTAAAGAGGGATGTAAGAAGCATGAGCTGTATGTCAGTTTCAGAGATTTGGGATGGCAG GACTGGATCATAGCACCAGAGGGCTATGCAGCGTACTACTGCGAGGGAGAATGTGCCTTCCCTCTCAACTCCTACATGAATGCCACCAATCACGCTATTGTGCAAACTCTG GTGCACTTTATCAACCCGGAGACGGTGCCCAAGCCCTGCTGTGCCCCCACTCAGCTCCACGGCATCTCAGTGCTCTACTTTGATGACAGCTCCAACGTCATCCTCAAGAAGTACCGCAACATGGTGGTCAGAGCCTGTGGCTGCCACTAA